One stretch of Nomascus leucogenys isolate Asia chromosome 7b, Asia_NLE_v1, whole genome shotgun sequence DNA includes these proteins:
- the PLXNB2 gene encoding plexin-B2 isoform X2 has product MALQLWALTLLGLLGAGASLRPRKLDFFRSEKELNHLAVDEASGVVYLGAVNALYQLDAKLQLEQQVATGPALDNKKCTPPIEASQCHEAEMTDNVNQLLLLDPPRKRLVECGSLFKGICALRALSNISLRLFYEDGSGEKSFVASNDEGVATVGLVSSTGPSGDRVLFVGKGNGPHDNGIIVSTRLLDRTDSREAFEAYTDHATYKAGYLSTNTQQFVAAFEDGPYVFFVFNQQDKHPARNRTLLARMCREDPNYYSYLEMDLQCRDPDVHAAAFGTCLAASVAAPGSGRVLYAVFSRDSRSSGGPGAGLCLFPLDEVHAKMEANRNACYTGTSEASRDIFYKPFHGEILCGGHALGSSKSFPCGSEHLPYPLGSRDGLKATAVLQRGGLNLTAVTVTAENNHTVAFLGTSDGRILKVYLTPNGTSSEYDSILVEINKRVKRDLVLSGDLASLYAMTQDKVFRLPVQECLSYLTCTQCRDSQDPYCGWCVVEGRCTRKSECPRAEEASHWLWSRSKSCVAVTSAQPQNMSRRAQGEVQLTVSPLPALSEEDKLLCLFGESPPHPARVEGEAVTCNSPSSIPVTPPGQDHVAVTIQLLLRQGNIFLTSYQYPFYDCRQAMTLEENLPCISCVSNRWTCQWDLRYHECREASPNPEDGIIRAHMEDSCPQFLGPSPLVIPMNHETDVTFQGKNLDTVKGSSLHVGSDLLKFMEPVSVQESGTFVFRTPKLSHDANETLPLHLYVKSYGKNIDSKLHVTLYNCSFGRSDCSLCQAANPDYRCAWCGGQSRCVYEALCNTTSECPPPVITRIQPETGPLGGGIHVTILGSNLGVRAGDIRRISVAGRNCSFQPERYSVSTRIVCVIEAAEAPFTGGVEVDVFGKLGRSPPSVQFTFQQPQPLKVEPQQGPQAGGTTLTIHGTHLDTGSQEDVRVTLNGVPCKVTKFGVQLQCVTGPQATRGQMPLEVSYGGSPVPSPDIFFTYRENPILRAFEPLRSFASGGRSINVTGQGFSLIQRFAMVVIAEPLQSWQPPREAESLQPMTVVGTDYVFHNDTKVVFLSPAVPEEPEAYNLTVLIEMDGHRAPLRTEAGAFEYVPDPTFENFTGGVKKQVNKLIHARGTNLNKAMTLQEAEAFVGAERCTMKTLTETDLYCEPPEVQPPPKRRQKRDTTHNLPEFIVKFGSREWVLGRVEYDTRVSDVPLSLILPLVIVPMVVVIAVSVYCYWRKSQQAEREYEKIKSQLEGLEESVRDRCKKEFTDLMIEMEDQTNDVHEAGIPVLDYKTYTDRVFFLPSKDGDKDVMITGKLDIPEPRRPVVEQALNQFSNLLNSKSFLINFIHTLENQREFSARAKVYFASLLTVALHGKLEYYTDIMRTLFLELLEQYVVAKNPKLMLRRSETVVERMLSNWMSICLYQHLKDSAGEPLYKLFKAIKHQVEKGPVDAVQKKAKYTLNDTGLLGDDVEYAPLMVSVIVQDEGVDAIPVKVLNCDTISQVKEKIIDQVYRGQPCSCWPRPDSVVLEWRPGSTAQILSDLDLTSQREGRWKRVNTLMHYNVRDGATLILSKVGVSQQPEDSQQDLPGERHALLEEENRVWHLVRPTDEVDEGKSKRGSVKEKERTKAITEIYLTRLLSVKGTLQQFVDNFFQSVLAPGHAVPPAVKYFFDFLDEQAEKHNIQDEDTIHIWKTNSLPLRFWVNILKNPHFIFDVHVHEVVDASLSVIAQTFMDACTRTEHKLSRLLQGDPADGAGQ; this is encoded by the exons ATGGCACTGCAGCTCTGGGCCCTGACCCTGCTGGGCCTGCTGGGCGCAGGTGCCAGCCTGAGACCCCGCAAGCTGGACTTCTTCCGCAGCGAGAAAGAGCTGAACCACCTGGCTGTGGATGAGGCCTCAGGCGTGGTGTACCTGGGGGCGGTGAATGCCCTCTACCAGCTGGATGCAAAGCTGCAGCTGGAGCAGCAGGTGGCCACGGGCCCGGCCCTGGACAACAAGAAGTGCACGCCGCCCATCGAGGCCAGCCAGTGCCATGAGGCTGAGATGACCGACAATGTCAACCAGCTGCTGCTGCTCGACCCTCCCAGGAAGCGCCTGGTGGAGTGCGGCAGCCTCTTCAAGGGCATCTGCGCCCTGCGCGCCCTGAGCAACATCTCCCTCCGCCTGTTCTACGAGGACGGCAGCGGGGAGAAGTCTTTCGTGGCCAGCAATGACGAGGGCGTGGCCACGGTGGGGCTGGTGAGCTCCACGGGTCCCAGTGGCGACCGCGTGCTGTTTGTGGGCAAAGGCAACGGGCCGCACGACAACGGCATCATCGTGAGCACCCGGCTGCTGGACCGGACCGACAGCAGGGAGGCCTTTGAGGCCTATACGGACCACGCCACCTACAAGGCCGGCTACCTGTCCACCAACACACAGCAGTTTGTGGCGGCCTTCGAGGACGGCCCCTACGTCTTCTTTGTCTTCAACCAGCAGGACAAGCACCCGGCCCGGAACCGCACGCTGCTGGCGCGCATGTGCAGAGAGGACCCCAACTACTACTCCTACCTGGAGATGGACCTGCAGTGCCGGGACCCCGACGTCCATGCCGCTGCCTTTGGCACCTGCCTGGCCGCCTCCGTGGCCGCACCTGGCTCTGGCAGGGTGCTATATGCTGTCTTCAGCAGAGACAGCCGGAGCAGTGGGGGGCCCGGTGCGGGCCTCTGCCTGTTCCCGCTGGACGAGGTGCACGCCAAGATGGAGGCCAACCGCAACGCCTGCTACACAGGCACCTCGGAGGCATCCCGTGACATCTTCTACAAGCCCTTCCACGGCGAGATCCTGTGCGGCGGCCACGCGCTG GGCTCCAGCAAGAGCTTCCCATGTGGCTCGGAGCACCTGCCCTACCCACTGGGCAGCCGCGATGGGCTCAAAGCTACAGCTGTGCTGCAGCGTGGAGGCCTGAACCTGACAGCCGTGACGGTCACCGCCGAGAACAACCACACTGTTGCTTTTCTGGGCACCTCTGACGGCCGGATCCTCAAG GTGTACCTCACCCCAAACGGCACCTCCTCAGAGTACGACTCCATCCTTGTGGAGATAAACAAGAGAGTCAAGCGCGACCTGGTACTGTCTGGAGACCTGGCCAGCCTGTACGCCATGACCCAGGACAAG GTGTTCCGGCTGCCGGTGCAGGAGTGCCTGAGCTACCTGACCTGCACCCAGTGCCGCGACTCGCAGGACCCCTACTGCGGCTGGTGCGTCGTCGAGGGACG ATGCACCCGGAAGTCCGAGTGTCCACGGGCCGAGGAGGCCAGCCACTGGCTGTGGAGCCGGAGCAAGTCCTGCGTGGCCGTCACCAGCGCCCAGCCACAAAACATGAGCCGGCGGGCCCAGGGGGAG GTGCAGCTGACCGTCAGCCCCCTCCCCGCCCTGAGCGAGGAGGACAAGTTGCTGTGCCTTTTTGGGGAGTCACCGCCACACCCCGCCCGCGTGGAGGGCGAGGCCGTCACCTGCAACTCCCCGAGCAGCATCCCCGTCACACCACCAGGCCAGG ACCACGTGGCCGTGACCATCCAGCTCCTCCTTAGACAAGGCAACATCTTCCTCACGTCCTACCAGTACCCCTTCTACGACTGCCGCCAGGCCATGACCCTGGAGGAGAACCTGCC GTGCATCTCCTGTGTGAGCAACCGCTGGACCTGCCAATGGGACCTGCGCTACCACGAGTGCCGGGAGGCCTCGCCCAACCCTGAGGACGGCATCATCCGTGCCCACATG GAGGACAGCTGTCCCCAGTTCCTGGGACCCAGCCCCCTGGTGATCCCCATGAACCACGAGACAGACGTGACCTTCCAGGGCAAGAACCTGGACACTGTGAAG GGTTCCTCCCTGCACGTGGGCAGTGACTTGCTCAAGTTCATGGAGCCAGTGAGCGTGCAGGAATCTGGGACCTTCGTCTTTCGGACCCCAAAG CTGTCCCACGATGCCAACGAGACACTGCCCCTGCACCTCTACGTCAAGTCTTATGGCAAGAATATCGACAGCAAGCTCCATG TCACCCTCTACAACTGCTCCTTTGGCCGCAGCGACTGCAGCCTGTGCCAGGCCGCTAACCCCGACTACAGGTGTGCGTGGTGTGGGGGCCAGAGCAGGTGCGTGTATGAGGCCCTGTGCAACACCACCTCCGAGTGCCCACCGCCCGTCATCACCAGG ATCCAGCCTGAGACGGGCCCCCTGGGTGGGGGCATCCACGTCACCATCCTGGGGTCCAATCTGGGCGTCCGAGCAGGGGACATCCGGAGGATCTCGGTGGCCGGCCGCAACTGCTCCTTTCAGCCGGAACGCTACTCCGTGTCCACCCG GATCGTGTGTGTGATCGAGGCTGCAGAGGCGCCCTTCACTGGGGGTGTCGAGGTGGACGTCTTCGGGAAACTGGGCCGCTCGCCTCCCAGTGTCCAGTTCACCTTCCAA cagccccagcctctcaagGTGGAGCCACAGCAGGGACCGCAGGCGGGCGGCACCACACTGACCATCCACGGCACCCACCTGGACACGGGTTCCCAGGAGGACGTGCGGGTGACCCTCAATGGCGTCCCGTGTAAAGT gaCGAAGTTTGGGGTGCAGCTCCAGTGTGTCACGGGCCCCCAGGCGACACGGGGCCAGATGCCCCTGGAGGTCTCCTATGGGGGGTCCCCCGTGCCCAGCCCCGACATCTTCTTCACCTACCGCGAAAACCCCATACTGCGAGCCTTCGAACCGCTACGAAGCTTTGCCAG TGGTGGCCGCAGCATCAACGTCACGGGTCAGGGCTTCAGCCTGATCCAGAGGTTTGCCATGGTGGTCATCGCGGAGCCCCTGCAGTCCTGGCAGCCGCCGCGGGAGGCCGAATCCCTGCAGCCCATGACG GTGGTGGGTACAGACTACGTGTTTCACAATGACACCAAGGTTGTCTTCCTGTCCCCGGCTGTGCCCGAGGAGCCAGAGGCCTACAACCTCACAGTGCTGATCGAGATGGACGGGCACCGTGCCCCGCTCAGGACGGAGGCCGGGGCCTTTGAGTACGTGCCTGACCCCACCTTTGAGAACTTCACAGGTGGCGTCAAGAAGCAGGTCAACAAGCTCATCCACGCCCGG GGCACCAATCTGAACAAGGCGATGACGCTGCAGGAGGCCGAGGCCTTCGTGGGTGCCGAGCGCTGCACCATGAAGACGCTGACGGAGACCGACCTGTACTGTGAGCCCCCGGAGGTGCAGCCCCCGCCCAAGCGGCGGCAGAAACGAGACACCACACACAACCTGCCCGAGTTCATT GTGAAGTTCGGCTCTCGCGAGTGGGTGCTGGGCCGCGTGGAGTACGACACACGGGTGAGCGACGTGCCGCTCAGCCTCATCTTGCCGCTGGTCATTGTGCCCATGGTGGTCGTCATTGCGGTGTCTGTCTACTGCTACTG GAGGAAGAGCCAGCAGGCCGAACGAGAGTATGAGAAGATCAAGTCCCAGCTGGAGGGCCTGGAGGAGAGCGTGCGGGACCGCTGCAAGAAGGAATTCACGG ACCTGATGATCGAGATGGAGGACCAGACGAACGACGTGCACGAGGCCGGCATCCCCGTGCTGGACTACAAGACCTACACCGACCGCGTCTTCTTCCTGCCCTCCAAGGACGGCGATAAGGACGTGATGATCACCGGCAAGCTGGACATCCCCGAGCCGCGGCGGCCGGTGGTGGAGCAGGCGCTCAACCAGTTCTCCAACCTGCTGAACAGCAAGTCCTTCCTCATCAAT TTCATCCACACCCTGGAGAACCAGCGGGAGTTCTCGGCCCGTGCCAAGGTGTACTTCGCGTCCCTGCTGACGGTGGCGCTGCACGGGAAACTGGAGTACTACACGGACATCATGCGTACACTCTTCCTGGAGCTCCTGGAGCAGTACGTGGTGGCCAAGAACCCGAAGCTGATGCTGCGCAG GTCTGAGACTGTGGTGGAGAGGATGCTGTCCAACTGGATGTCCATCTGCCTGTACCAGCACCTCAAG GACAGTGCCGGGGAGCCCCTGTACAAGCTCTTCAAGGCCATCAAACATCAGGTGGAAAAGGGCCCAGTGGACGCGGTACAGAAGAAGGCCAAGTACACTCTCAACGACACGGGGCTGCTGGGGGACGACGTGGAGTACGCACCCCTG ATGGTGAGCGTGATCGTGCAGGACGAGGGAGTGGACGCCATCCCGGTGAAGGTCCTCAACTGTGACACCATCTCCCAGGTCAAGGAGAAGATCATTGACCAGGTGTACCGCGGGCAGCCCTGCTCCTGCTGGCCCAGGCCAGACAGCGTGGTCCTGG AGTGGCGTCCGGGCTCCACAGCACAGATCCTGTCGGACCTGGACCTGACGTCACAGCGGGAGGGCCGGTGGAAGCGCGTCAACACCCTTATGCACTACAAT GTCCGGGACGGAGCCACCCTCATCCTGTCCAAGGTGGGGGTCTCCCAGCAGCCGGAGGACAGTCAGCAGGACCTGCCTGGGGAGC GCCATGCCCTCCTGGAGGAGGAGAACCGAGTGTGGCACCTGGTGCGGCCAACCGACGAGGTGGATGAGGGCAAGTCCAAGCGAGGCAGCGTGAAAGAGAAGGAGCGGACGAAGGCCATCACCGAGATCTACCTGACACGGCTGCTCTCGGTCAAG GGCACACTGCAGCAGTTTGTGGACAACTTCTTCCAAAGCGTGCTGGCGCCTGGGCACGCAGTGCCACCCGCTGTCAAGTACTTCTTTGACTTCCTGGACGAGCAGGCAGAGAAGCACAACATCCAGGATGAGGACACCATCCACATCTGGAAGACGAACAG CTTACCGCTCCGGTTCTGGGTGAACATCCTCAAGAACCCCCACTTCATCTTTGACGTGCACGTCCACGAGGTGGTGGACGCCTCGCTGTCAGTCATTGCGCAGACCTTCATGGACGCCTGCACACGCACGGAGCATAAGCTCAGCCGT TTACTACAAGGGGATCCGGCAGATGGTGCAGGTCAGTGA
- the PLXNB2 gene encoding plexin-B2 isoform X1, translating into MALQLWALTLLGLLGAGASLRPRKLDFFRSEKELNHLAVDEASGVVYLGAVNALYQLDAKLQLEQQVATGPALDNKKCTPPIEASQCHEAEMTDNVNQLLLLDPPRKRLVECGSLFKGICALRALSNISLRLFYEDGSGEKSFVASNDEGVATVGLVSSTGPSGDRVLFVGKGNGPHDNGIIVSTRLLDRTDSREAFEAYTDHATYKAGYLSTNTQQFVAAFEDGPYVFFVFNQQDKHPARNRTLLARMCREDPNYYSYLEMDLQCRDPDVHAAAFGTCLAASVAAPGSGRVLYAVFSRDSRSSGGPGAGLCLFPLDEVHAKMEANRNACYTGTSEASRDIFYKPFHGEILCGGHALGSSKSFPCGSEHLPYPLGSRDGLKATAVLQRGGLNLTAVTVTAENNHTVAFLGTSDGRILKVYLTPNGTSSEYDSILVEINKRVKRDLVLSGDLASLYAMTQDKVFRLPVQECLSYLTCTQCRDSQDPYCGWCVVEGRCTRKSECPRAEEASHWLWSRSKSCVAVTSAQPQNMSRRAQGEVQLTVSPLPALSEEDKLLCLFGESPPHPARVEGEAVTCNSPSSIPVTPPGQDHVAVTIQLLLRQGNIFLTSYQYPFYDCRQAMTLEENLPCISCVSNRWTCQWDLRYHECREASPNPEDGIIRAHMEDSCPQFLGPSPLVIPMNHETDVTFQGKNLDTVKGSSLHVGSDLLKFMEPVSVQESGTFVFRTPKLSHDANETLPLHLYVKSYGKNIDSKLHVTLYNCSFGRSDCSLCQAANPDYRCAWCGGQSRCVYEALCNTTSECPPPVITRIQPETGPLGGGIHVTILGSNLGVRAGDIRRISVAGRNCSFQPERYSVSTRIVCVIEAAEAPFTGGVEVDVFGKLGRSPPSVQFTFQQPQPLKVEPQQGPQAGGTTLTIHGTHLDTGSQEDVRVTLNGVPCKVTKFGVQLQCVTGPQATRGQMPLEVSYGGSPVPSPDIFFTYRENPILRAFEPLRSFASGGRSINVTGQGFSLIQRFAMVVIAEPLQSWQPPREAESLQPMTVVGTDYVFHNDTKVVFLSPAVPEEPEAYNLTVLIEMDGHRAPLRTEAGAFEYVPDPTFENFTGGVKKQVNKLIHARGTNLNKAMTLQEAEAFVGAERCTMKTLTETDLYCEPPEVQPPPKRRQKRDTTHNLPEFIVKFGSREWVLGRVEYDTRVSDVPLSLILPLVIVPMVVVIAVSVYCYWRKSQQAEREYEKIKSQLEGLEESVRDRCKKEFTDLMIEMEDQTNDVHEAGIPVLDYKTYTDRVFFLPSKDGDKDVMITGKLDIPEPRRPVVEQALNQFSNLLNSKSFLINFIHTLENQREFSARAKVYFASLLTVALHGKLEYYTDIMRTLFLELLEQYVVAKNPKLMLRRSETVVERMLSNWMSICLYQHLKDSAGEPLYKLFKAIKHQVEKGPVDAVQKKAKYTLNDTGLLGDDVEYAPLMVSVIVQDEGVDAIPVKVLNCDTISQVKEKIIDQVYRGQPCSCWPRPDSVVLEWRPGSTAQILSDLDLTSQREGRWKRVNTLMHYNVRDGATLILSKVGVSQQPEDSQQDLPGERHALLEEENRVWHLVRPTDEVDEGKSKRGSVKEKERTKAITEIYLTRLLSVKGTLQQFVDNFFQSVLAPGHAVPPAVKYFFDFLDEQAEKHNIQDEDTIHIWKTNSLPLRFWVNILKNPHFIFDVHVHEVVDASLSVIAQTFMDACTRTEHKLSRDSPSNKLLYAKEISTYKKMVEDYYKGIRQMVQVSDQDMNTHLAEISRAHTDSLNTLVALHQLYQYTQKYYDEIINALEEDPAAQKMQLAFRLQQIAAALENKVTDL; encoded by the exons ATGGCACTGCAGCTCTGGGCCCTGACCCTGCTGGGCCTGCTGGGCGCAGGTGCCAGCCTGAGACCCCGCAAGCTGGACTTCTTCCGCAGCGAGAAAGAGCTGAACCACCTGGCTGTGGATGAGGCCTCAGGCGTGGTGTACCTGGGGGCGGTGAATGCCCTCTACCAGCTGGATGCAAAGCTGCAGCTGGAGCAGCAGGTGGCCACGGGCCCGGCCCTGGACAACAAGAAGTGCACGCCGCCCATCGAGGCCAGCCAGTGCCATGAGGCTGAGATGACCGACAATGTCAACCAGCTGCTGCTGCTCGACCCTCCCAGGAAGCGCCTGGTGGAGTGCGGCAGCCTCTTCAAGGGCATCTGCGCCCTGCGCGCCCTGAGCAACATCTCCCTCCGCCTGTTCTACGAGGACGGCAGCGGGGAGAAGTCTTTCGTGGCCAGCAATGACGAGGGCGTGGCCACGGTGGGGCTGGTGAGCTCCACGGGTCCCAGTGGCGACCGCGTGCTGTTTGTGGGCAAAGGCAACGGGCCGCACGACAACGGCATCATCGTGAGCACCCGGCTGCTGGACCGGACCGACAGCAGGGAGGCCTTTGAGGCCTATACGGACCACGCCACCTACAAGGCCGGCTACCTGTCCACCAACACACAGCAGTTTGTGGCGGCCTTCGAGGACGGCCCCTACGTCTTCTTTGTCTTCAACCAGCAGGACAAGCACCCGGCCCGGAACCGCACGCTGCTGGCGCGCATGTGCAGAGAGGACCCCAACTACTACTCCTACCTGGAGATGGACCTGCAGTGCCGGGACCCCGACGTCCATGCCGCTGCCTTTGGCACCTGCCTGGCCGCCTCCGTGGCCGCACCTGGCTCTGGCAGGGTGCTATATGCTGTCTTCAGCAGAGACAGCCGGAGCAGTGGGGGGCCCGGTGCGGGCCTCTGCCTGTTCCCGCTGGACGAGGTGCACGCCAAGATGGAGGCCAACCGCAACGCCTGCTACACAGGCACCTCGGAGGCATCCCGTGACATCTTCTACAAGCCCTTCCACGGCGAGATCCTGTGCGGCGGCCACGCGCTG GGCTCCAGCAAGAGCTTCCCATGTGGCTCGGAGCACCTGCCCTACCCACTGGGCAGCCGCGATGGGCTCAAAGCTACAGCTGTGCTGCAGCGTGGAGGCCTGAACCTGACAGCCGTGACGGTCACCGCCGAGAACAACCACACTGTTGCTTTTCTGGGCACCTCTGACGGCCGGATCCTCAAG GTGTACCTCACCCCAAACGGCACCTCCTCAGAGTACGACTCCATCCTTGTGGAGATAAACAAGAGAGTCAAGCGCGACCTGGTACTGTCTGGAGACCTGGCCAGCCTGTACGCCATGACCCAGGACAAG GTGTTCCGGCTGCCGGTGCAGGAGTGCCTGAGCTACCTGACCTGCACCCAGTGCCGCGACTCGCAGGACCCCTACTGCGGCTGGTGCGTCGTCGAGGGACG ATGCACCCGGAAGTCCGAGTGTCCACGGGCCGAGGAGGCCAGCCACTGGCTGTGGAGCCGGAGCAAGTCCTGCGTGGCCGTCACCAGCGCCCAGCCACAAAACATGAGCCGGCGGGCCCAGGGGGAG GTGCAGCTGACCGTCAGCCCCCTCCCCGCCCTGAGCGAGGAGGACAAGTTGCTGTGCCTTTTTGGGGAGTCACCGCCACACCCCGCCCGCGTGGAGGGCGAGGCCGTCACCTGCAACTCCCCGAGCAGCATCCCCGTCACACCACCAGGCCAGG ACCACGTGGCCGTGACCATCCAGCTCCTCCTTAGACAAGGCAACATCTTCCTCACGTCCTACCAGTACCCCTTCTACGACTGCCGCCAGGCCATGACCCTGGAGGAGAACCTGCC GTGCATCTCCTGTGTGAGCAACCGCTGGACCTGCCAATGGGACCTGCGCTACCACGAGTGCCGGGAGGCCTCGCCCAACCCTGAGGACGGCATCATCCGTGCCCACATG GAGGACAGCTGTCCCCAGTTCCTGGGACCCAGCCCCCTGGTGATCCCCATGAACCACGAGACAGACGTGACCTTCCAGGGCAAGAACCTGGACACTGTGAAG GGTTCCTCCCTGCACGTGGGCAGTGACTTGCTCAAGTTCATGGAGCCAGTGAGCGTGCAGGAATCTGGGACCTTCGTCTTTCGGACCCCAAAG CTGTCCCACGATGCCAACGAGACACTGCCCCTGCACCTCTACGTCAAGTCTTATGGCAAGAATATCGACAGCAAGCTCCATG TCACCCTCTACAACTGCTCCTTTGGCCGCAGCGACTGCAGCCTGTGCCAGGCCGCTAACCCCGACTACAGGTGTGCGTGGTGTGGGGGCCAGAGCAGGTGCGTGTATGAGGCCCTGTGCAACACCACCTCCGAGTGCCCACCGCCCGTCATCACCAGG ATCCAGCCTGAGACGGGCCCCCTGGGTGGGGGCATCCACGTCACCATCCTGGGGTCCAATCTGGGCGTCCGAGCAGGGGACATCCGGAGGATCTCGGTGGCCGGCCGCAACTGCTCCTTTCAGCCGGAACGCTACTCCGTGTCCACCCG GATCGTGTGTGTGATCGAGGCTGCAGAGGCGCCCTTCACTGGGGGTGTCGAGGTGGACGTCTTCGGGAAACTGGGCCGCTCGCCTCCCAGTGTCCAGTTCACCTTCCAA cagccccagcctctcaagGTGGAGCCACAGCAGGGACCGCAGGCGGGCGGCACCACACTGACCATCCACGGCACCCACCTGGACACGGGTTCCCAGGAGGACGTGCGGGTGACCCTCAATGGCGTCCCGTGTAAAGT gaCGAAGTTTGGGGTGCAGCTCCAGTGTGTCACGGGCCCCCAGGCGACACGGGGCCAGATGCCCCTGGAGGTCTCCTATGGGGGGTCCCCCGTGCCCAGCCCCGACATCTTCTTCACCTACCGCGAAAACCCCATACTGCGAGCCTTCGAACCGCTACGAAGCTTTGCCAG TGGTGGCCGCAGCATCAACGTCACGGGTCAGGGCTTCAGCCTGATCCAGAGGTTTGCCATGGTGGTCATCGCGGAGCCCCTGCAGTCCTGGCAGCCGCCGCGGGAGGCCGAATCCCTGCAGCCCATGACG GTGGTGGGTACAGACTACGTGTTTCACAATGACACCAAGGTTGTCTTCCTGTCCCCGGCTGTGCCCGAGGAGCCAGAGGCCTACAACCTCACAGTGCTGATCGAGATGGACGGGCACCGTGCCCCGCTCAGGACGGAGGCCGGGGCCTTTGAGTACGTGCCTGACCCCACCTTTGAGAACTTCACAGGTGGCGTCAAGAAGCAGGTCAACAAGCTCATCCACGCCCGG GGCACCAATCTGAACAAGGCGATGACGCTGCAGGAGGCCGAGGCCTTCGTGGGTGCCGAGCGCTGCACCATGAAGACGCTGACGGAGACCGACCTGTACTGTGAGCCCCCGGAGGTGCAGCCCCCGCCCAAGCGGCGGCAGAAACGAGACACCACACACAACCTGCCCGAGTTCATT GTGAAGTTCGGCTCTCGCGAGTGGGTGCTGGGCCGCGTGGAGTACGACACACGGGTGAGCGACGTGCCGCTCAGCCTCATCTTGCCGCTGGTCATTGTGCCCATGGTGGTCGTCATTGCGGTGTCTGTCTACTGCTACTG GAGGAAGAGCCAGCAGGCCGAACGAGAGTATGAGAAGATCAAGTCCCAGCTGGAGGGCCTGGAGGAGAGCGTGCGGGACCGCTGCAAGAAGGAATTCACGG ACCTGATGATCGAGATGGAGGACCAGACGAACGACGTGCACGAGGCCGGCATCCCCGTGCTGGACTACAAGACCTACACCGACCGCGTCTTCTTCCTGCCCTCCAAGGACGGCGATAAGGACGTGATGATCACCGGCAAGCTGGACATCCCCGAGCCGCGGCGGCCGGTGGTGGAGCAGGCGCTCAACCAGTTCTCCAACCTGCTGAACAGCAAGTCCTTCCTCATCAAT TTCATCCACACCCTGGAGAACCAGCGGGAGTTCTCGGCCCGTGCCAAGGTGTACTTCGCGTCCCTGCTGACGGTGGCGCTGCACGGGAAACTGGAGTACTACACGGACATCATGCGTACACTCTTCCTGGAGCTCCTGGAGCAGTACGTGGTGGCCAAGAACCCGAAGCTGATGCTGCGCAG GTCTGAGACTGTGGTGGAGAGGATGCTGTCCAACTGGATGTCCATCTGCCTGTACCAGCACCTCAAG GACAGTGCCGGGGAGCCCCTGTACAAGCTCTTCAAGGCCATCAAACATCAGGTGGAAAAGGGCCCAGTGGACGCGGTACAGAAGAAGGCCAAGTACACTCTCAACGACACGGGGCTGCTGGGGGACGACGTGGAGTACGCACCCCTG ATGGTGAGCGTGATCGTGCAGGACGAGGGAGTGGACGCCATCCCGGTGAAGGTCCTCAACTGTGACACCATCTCCCAGGTCAAGGAGAAGATCATTGACCAGGTGTACCGCGGGCAGCCCTGCTCCTGCTGGCCCAGGCCAGACAGCGTGGTCCTGG AGTGGCGTCCGGGCTCCACAGCACAGATCCTGTCGGACCTGGACCTGACGTCACAGCGGGAGGGCCGGTGGAAGCGCGTCAACACCCTTATGCACTACAAT GTCCGGGACGGAGCCACCCTCATCCTGTCCAAGGTGGGGGTCTCCCAGCAGCCGGAGGACAGTCAGCAGGACCTGCCTGGGGAGC GCCATGCCCTCCTGGAGGAGGAGAACCGAGTGTGGCACCTGGTGCGGCCAACCGACGAGGTGGATGAGGGCAAGTCCAAGCGAGGCAGCGTGAAAGAGAAGGAGCGGACGAAGGCCATCACCGAGATCTACCTGACACGGCTGCTCTCGGTCAAG GGCACACTGCAGCAGTTTGTGGACAACTTCTTCCAAAGCGTGCTGGCGCCTGGGCACGCAGTGCCACCCGCTGTCAAGTACTTCTTTGACTTCCTGGACGAGCAGGCAGAGAAGCACAACATCCAGGATGAGGACACCATCCACATCTGGAAGACGAACAG CTTACCGCTCCGGTTCTGGGTGAACATCCTCAAGAACCCCCACTTCATCTTTGACGTGCACGTCCACGAGGTGGTGGACGCCTCGCTGTCAGTCATTGCGCAGACCTTCATGGACGCCTGCACACGCACGGAGCATAAGCTCAGCCGT GATTCTCCCAGCAACAAGCTGTTGTACGCCAAGGAGATCTCCACCTACAAGAAGATGGTGGAGGA TTACTACAAGGGGATCCGGCAGATGGTGCAGGTCAGTGACCAAGACATGAACACCCACCTGGCAGAGATTTCCCGG GCGCACACGGACTCCCTGAACACCCTCGTGGCACTACACCAGCTCTACCAATACACACAGAAGTACTATGACGAG ATCATCAATGCCTTGGAGGAGGACCCTGCCGCCCAGAAGATGCAGCTGGCCTTCCGCCTGCAGCAGATTGCAGCTGCACTGGAGAACAAGGTCACTGACCTCTGA